In Lactococcus protaetiae, the genomic window TAGTCATCAAACCAACGATCTTAATATTTTCTAATTCTGACAACTCTGTCAGTACTGACAGAAGTTCATCAGCGGAAAATCCATGCTTACTTTCTTCACCTGATATGTTTACTTCTACAAAACATTTGATGACATGATTCGCACGTTTATTAATTTCACTGGCTAGTTTCACAGAATCTAACGCATGAAAATAATCAACAAAATTAATCACATCTTTCACTTTTCGTCTTTGTAAATTACCAATCAAGTGCCAAGTTACATCATACTCTTTCAAAGAATTATATTTCTCAAGAAAAAGATCAACCCGATTTTCAGCAATATGCTTAATTCCATTTTCAATCACTTCGCGTGCAACATCAGAGGTAACATATTTTGTCACTGCAATAACAGAAACCGACTGATTAGAATAAGAAGACGCAGCCTGCGCCGCATCTACATTACTCATTATTTGTTTAACATTTTCTGTAATTGTCATTGATTAATGTTTACGGAAGAATGGTGGAGTATCAAGGTCTTCATCAGAACTTGGAATTCCGTTGAAGCTTGTAACTGAAGAACTTTCGCGTGTGTTATTCACTGATTGACGTGGTGAATTTTCGCGACGAATATCCCAATCTCCAAATGCTGATGATTGATTTTGTGCTTGAGGAGTAGCTTGTTGTTGTTGAACGGGACGACTACCAGCCATATTTGTGTTATGTGT contains:
- a CDS encoding YggS family pyridoxal phosphate-dependent enzyme, translated to MTITENVKQIMSNVDAAQAASSYSNQSVSVIAVTKYVTSDVAREVIENGIKHIAENRVDLFLEKYNSLKEYDVTWHLIGNLQRRKVKDVINFVDYFHALDSVKLASEINKRANHVIKCFVEVNISGEESKHGFSADELLSVLTELSELENIKIVGLMTMAPFDATEEECDDIFGRTKKLQVEISEMKIPNIPCTELSMGMSRDYRNAIKNGATFVRIGTEFFKDL